ATATCTGTTTTTATCTGTTCTTGAGTCACGACCGCGTTTGCGCTGCGCTCTCCGCGGCTACCCTGGCATCCCAGTCCGCCAGGACGCTCAATAAAGTCTGCTGCATGGGAATGGCTGGCTGCCACGCCGTGGCCTGCGTGATTTTCTGGTTGCTGCCCTTTACCCGGCGCAAGTCCGAAGGCCGCAAACGCGCCGGATCCTGCTCGATTGCTGCATCGGTCTCGGTCAGGTACAGCATGCTGGCGATCATGTCGCGGACCAGATATTCCTTGCCCGAGCAGACGTTGTAGGTTTCGCCATTCTGGCCGCTTGCCAGCAAGGCCAGATAGGCAGCAATAACATCTTCCACATCCAGGAAATCGCGGCTGACGTCGACGTCGCCGACCAGTATCCGTGGCTCTTGCAGTCCCAGCCTGATACGCGCCAGCTGGCGGGCGACGCTAGAGATCACGAAATCTTCGCGCTGCCCAGGGCCGATATGATTGAACGGCCGGGCCACCAGGATGCGCCACGGCAGATTACAGCTCCATTGATAGCAAAGCAGTTCCGCCGCCGCCTTGCTGACCGCGTAAGGATTCTGCGGACGCGCCGGCTGCTGCTCGCTGACCGGCAACAGTGCAGGATCGACCTTGCCGTAGACGTCGCCCGAACTGACATACAGAAAAGTGCCGCCGAAGCCGTTGCGCTGCAATGCCTGCAGCAGGTTCAGCGTGCCCTTCAGGTTGACGTCCAGGGTGTGCGCCGGATCGCGGAAAGCTTCCGGGATAAAGGTCTGCCCCGCCAGATGGATCACGGCATCGGGGCGCGCCTGCTGCAGCACCTGGTCCAGCGTTGCCCGATCCAGCAAATCGTAGGCATGGTCGGCGGCTACCAGCTGCCAGCCGTGCGCGGCGACAGCATGGTCGCGCAAGCGCTCAAAGGCAAGGCCGACAAACCCCGATTGCCCGGTGATAAATAGTCGTTTCATTGCAGTCGTTCCTTCCCTGCAGTTGTGCGTTTAAAAACCTGCGCCGCAGCCATCATGGCTTACGCGCAATGATGACCTGGCTCTTCGGCATGAAGTCATTCAAGGTATTCCTGACCTGTTCGCCATTCGGGCTGTCCATCAAGGTTTCCCAGGTCCTGGCCCAGCTTTCCAGCAAGGGATGGCGGGCGTCGCTCAGGTCAACCTTGCAGACCCAGAAAAACAGCCACCAGACCGACCAGTAAAAGCCGTAATACTCGTGCCGCTCGACCAGCAAGCCGGCGTCGGTTACCATTTTTTCAAATTCGTCGCGCTGGATGATGCGGATGTGGTTGGGTTTCTCGAAATGCGAAGCCGGCGCCACTTTCTTTTGCAAATGCTCCTGCACCGGATCGGGCACCGACAACAGGTAGTGCGCGCCGGACTTACCGACCCGCACCAGCTCGCTCAGGAACTGCGCCGTATCGTCGACGTGCTCCAGTACTTCCATGCAGATCACCTTGGATGCAATGCCGCTTTCCAGCGCCAGCGGATTAGCATCGCCCACCACGCCTTGCACCAGCCGCGCCGGCGTCCCTGCCAGCCGTTGCCGGGTAGCCTCTACCTTGCCGGCATCGATATCCGCCACGATCACGTGGGCGCCGCGATGCGCGCAAAACAGCGAATTGCCGCCGTCGCCGCAGCCGATATCCAGCACCACGTCATCGGCGTGAATCACAAAACCGCGATACAGCTCGTCGCTCTCCTGCAGATACCAGCCGCTGGCGAGCGCGTCGCGCAAGCCGATATGAAAGGAATCGACGGGCGCCGCCGGCGCTGCCTGGCTTGCCGGCGCAGGCGCAGGGATCGCCAGCTCGCTCTTGCCGATGCCGAACAGCTTGCTGAAAAATTTCTTCATGCTATGTTTTCTCGCTGTCGGCGGTGAGCGCGGACCGGTTGCCGAACCTTGACAGCCAGCCCTGGAACCAGTCCTGGCGCAGGCTGACACGCTGGGCAAGCTTCTTGCCGTAGGCGCGGAACGGTGTTTCGACGAAACGATAATTCAGTTCACTGAAGGCCAGCAGCAATAGCAGCGCCGTCAGCCCCAGGCGCAGGTTGTAGGTGCGGTCGAATATGGTGTCAGGCGGCGCAATCCGGTACCAGATCTCACGGCTGGCCAGATACGCAGGCATATGGGTCAGATACAGGGCGTAGGAACGGCTTCCGCACCACAGGAAAACCCTCTTCAGAGGGTTGTCCGGCATCAGGTAGTCTTTGTCATAAGAGGCGATGAATACCAGTGCAATCGAGATCAGCGCCACGCAGCCGACCCAGAAGCGGAAATTTTCGAAATGCGAGGATCCCATCGCCGCCAGGCCGATTGCCAGCACCGCCAGCACGACCCAGCGCAGCCATAGCCGGTTTTGCAGGAAGGTCGGCTCGCAGCGGCGATAGCTGTCCTTCACGCTCCACATCGCCAGCAGCACGCCAAGCAGCAAGGCGTCGGAACGGGTTGTCATCAGCGGCAGGCTGATGTGGCGATTCGCCAGCAGCTGGTAGATGGCCGGCGCCAGCAGCACCCATGGCAGCCAGCGGCGGCGGATGATGATCGCCACCAATGGCAGCAGCAAATAGAACTGTTCTTCCAGCGACAGGCTCCAGTAAGGAAAACTGGAGCCGTACTCGGAATGGCCAAACACTGCCTGCAGACGGAAATTGCCGTAGTTGAAAACCCCGGCCAGCGTTGCATCCAGATTGGTTTGCAACAAGCCGAAGACGCCGGAATGATTGAAGCCGACAGTCGCCACCAGAATCAGCAGCAGCCATAGCCAGGCCGACGGCCACAGGCGGGTTGCACGCCGCACCCAGAAGCTCAGCATGACAGAAAACGGCTGGTCGGCGTGGCGGTCCAGGCGCGGAATCAGGTCGCGCGCAATCACGAATCCGGAAATTGCAAAGAACAGGTCGACGCCGGTCCAGCCGCCGAAATAGGCGTACAGGAGCTCCTGCTTGTGAAACGGCTGGCTGAACAGATTGAAACGGGAATGTTCGAACAGCACAAACAGCACCGCGATCCCGCGCAACAGTTCGATGTCTTTTATCCGATGGTTCATCTGCACTCCAAATGTTAGCTGCGGCCAGGTTTGCGGGCGATGATGGCCTGGCTCTTGGGCATGGCGCTATCCAGCACTTGTTTGATCCTGGCGCCTTCCGGCAGCGAAATCAGCTGGTGCCAGGTGTTCGCCCACTGGTTGAGCAAGGGCGGGTAAGGCGGCTTGATATTGTCCCGCGTAGCGGCGTCGGCGCCGCTGGCGCCTGCATCGCTGGCCCAGTACAGGCACATCCAGAGCGACCAGAAGAAGCCCGACGCGTGGCGCCGTTCGATCTCCAGGCCGGCAGCGCTCACCATCGCGGCGAACTGGTCGCGCTCGAACACATGGATATGGTTAGGTTTCTGGAAATGCGACGGCGGCGCCAGCTGCTTTTGCAAGCCTTCGCCCACCGGATCAGGCACGGTCAGCAGGTACAGCGCGCCTGGCTTGCCGACACGCACCAGTTCGGCCAGCACCTGCGCCGGATCGTCCACGTGCTCCAGCATTTCCATGGCGATGATGCGGC
The sequence above is a segment of the Collimonas sp. PA-H2 genome. Coding sequences within it:
- a CDS encoding GDP-mannose 4,6-dehydratase; its protein translation is MKRLFITGQSGFVGLAFERLRDHAVAAHGWQLVAADHAYDLLDRATLDQVLQQARPDAVIHLAGQTFIPEAFRDPAHTLDVNLKGTLNLLQALQRNGFGGTFLYVSSGDVYGKVDPALLPVSEQQPARPQNPYAVSKAAAELLCYQWSCNLPWRILVARPFNHIGPGQREDFVISSVARQLARIRLGLQEPRILVGDVDVSRDFLDVEDVIAAYLALLASGQNGETYNVCSGKEYLVRDMIASMLYLTETDAAIEQDPARLRPSDLRRVKGSNQKITQATAWQPAIPMQQTLLSVLADWDARVAAESAAQTRS
- a CDS encoding bifunctional 2-polyprenyl-6-hydroxyphenol methylase/3-demethylubiquinol 3-O-methyltransferase UbiG, which gives rise to MKKFFSKLFGIGKSELAIPAPAPASQAAPAAPVDSFHIGLRDALASGWYLQESDELYRGFVIHADDVVLDIGCGDGGNSLFCAHRGAHVIVADIDAGKVEATRQRLAGTPARLVQGVVGDANPLALESGIASKVICMEVLEHVDDTAQFLSELVRVGKSGAHYLLSVPDPVQEHLQKKVAPASHFEKPNHIRIIQRDEFEKMVTDAGLLVERHEYYGFYWSVWWLFFWVCKVDLSDARHPLLESWARTWETLMDSPNGEQVRNTLNDFMPKSQVIIARKP
- a CDS encoding acyltransferase; its protein translation is MNHRIKDIELLRGIAVLFVLFEHSRFNLFSQPFHKQELLYAYFGGWTGVDLFFAISGFVIARDLIPRLDRHADQPFSVMLSFWVRRATRLWPSAWLWLLLILVATVGFNHSGVFGLLQTNLDATLAGVFNYGNFRLQAVFGHSEYGSSFPYWSLSLEEQFYLLLPLVAIIIRRRWLPWVLLAPAIYQLLANRHISLPLMTTRSDALLLGVLLAMWSVKDSYRRCEPTFLQNRLWLRWVVLAVLAIGLAAMGSSHFENFRFWVGCVALISIALVFIASYDKDYLMPDNPLKRVFLWCGSRSYALYLTHMPAYLASREIWYRIAPPDTIFDRTYNLRLGLTALLLLLAFSELNYRFVETPFRAYGKKLAQRVSLRQDWFQGWLSRFGNRSALTADSEKT
- a CDS encoding class I SAM-dependent methyltransferase produces the protein MIRALAGWLRPVPAAPTVELPQLVSAEGVVDSRICGLVDNVQSGWFRQESGELLEGFAITPADVVLDVGCGEGGATMFAARCGAHVIFSDTDAAQVARLAAKVAASPARGAQALVCDTDPLLLPDACASRIIAMEMLEHVDDPAQVLAELVRVGKPGALYLLTVPDPVGEGLQKQLAPPSHFQKPNHIHVFERDQFAAMVSAAGLEIERRHASGFFWSLWMCLYWASDAGASGADAATRDNIKPPYPPLLNQWANTWHQLISLPEGARIKQVLDSAMPKSQAIIARKPGRS